DNA from Candidatus Methylomirabilota bacterium:
GTCTCCCGCTCCAGCTCGAGCGCGGGGAAGTCCAGCAGCGCCTGGCCGGTGCGGGCGTCGAAGCGGAGCTGATCCTGCGCCACGATGATGCGCTGCCCCTCCACGGAGAGCCGCACCTCGGCGAGAGGCGAGTCCGACTCGGGCGCCAGACGGCGGGCCCCGGCGAGGGCCTCGCGCACCTGGCGCACGCTCGCCCCCGCATCCAGCAGCGCCGCGCCCACGCGGCACGCGACCACGTCGCGGAAGCGGAAGCCGGTGGTCTCCGCGTCGAGCAGCCCGAGCCGCCGGAGCTGCAGCGCGCGCTTGGGCGTGAGCCGGAGGAGGCGGGTGAGCTCCCGCAGGCTGAAGACGCGCTCGGAATGGGCGGTGGGCACCGGGATGACGGCTAGTGCTTGAAGTGGCGGATGCCGGTGGTGACCAGCGCCATGCCATGCTCGTCGGCGGCCGCGATCACCTCCGCGTCGCGCACCGAGCCGCCGGGATGGAGCGCCGCGGTCGCGCCCGCCGCCGCCACCACGTCCAGCCCGTCGCGGAACGGGAAGAAGGCGTCGGACGCGCACACCGTGCCCTTGGTGTCGAGCCCCACCTCGCGCGCGCGCATCACCGCGATGCGTGCGGAGTCCACGCGGTTCATCTGGCCCGCCCCCACCCCGACCACCTGCTCCGCGGTGGTGAGCACGATGGCGTTGGACTTGGCGTGCTTGGCCACGCGCCAGGCGAAGCGGAGCGCACGCATCTCGGCCTCGGTGGGCGCGCGCCGGGACACCATCTTGAGCTCGGCAGGGTCGAGGTCGGTGAGATCCGCGTCCTGCACGAGGAGGCCGCCCAGCACGCTGCGCATCTCGGCCAGGCGCGCGGGATAGTCCGCCCGCGCACACGGGAGCTGGAACACGCGGCACTTCTTCTTG
Protein-coding regions in this window:
- the purH gene encoding bifunctional phosphoribosylaminoimidazolecarboxamide formyltransferase/IMP cyclohydrolase; translated protein: PRLRVDFQRMQGLRYGENPHQSAAFYRPAGPPMGLAASQQLHGPELSYNNLLDWSAALGLLLEWSEPAAVVIKHTNPCGVAVGASVGEAMRRAKQCDPVSIYGGIVGVNRSLDMEVVKELSGILLEILFAPDYEPDALEELRRTKKKCRVFQLPCARADYPARLAEMRSVLGGLLVQDADLTDLDPAELKMVSRRAPTEAEMRALRFAWRVAKHAKSNAIVLTTAEQVVGVGAGQMNRVDSARIAVMRAREVGLDTKGTVCASDAFFPFRDGLDVVAAAGATAALHPGGSVRDAEVIAAADEHGMALVTTGIRHFKH